In Rhodamnia argentea isolate NSW1041297 chromosome 4, ASM2092103v1, whole genome shotgun sequence, the following proteins share a genomic window:
- the LOC115740550 gene encoding LOW QUALITY PROTEIN: probable LRR receptor-like serine/threonine-protein kinase At4g29180 (The sequence of the model RefSeq protein was modified relative to this genomic sequence to represent the inferred CDS: inserted 5 bases in 3 codons; substituted 1 base at 1 genomic stop codon): MRPINGTRTKNSGITSPCCGFSYAEPSDGVEMSIGSVRLLLLCILTAIPASGQLQTGFISINCGTPANFKYFDIDTGISYQPDGAYTDMGTNWNISSDYAYPNNPNLPQPLSDLQSFSQGNRNCYTSRPXAGNASLYLIRASFFYANYDALSDPPQFDLYLDANLWLTVKFSNAADVVTAETVSFAPSEAIYFCLANNGAGVPFISALELRPLNSSTYDSELGKSASLLLFQRLNVGSTKGSGRYTDDIYDRVWAPYVSPSWEAINTSSAVNTNENGYKVPPEVIQTAARPRNANEPLELRWTSSDQFFVYLYFAKVEQLRRNISRKFNISWSGSQVRPSSPRCLYAATISNSKALVGGEHQMVIYKTADLALPPILNAVEIYKARLLDELLTNSEDVNALLSVKNIPNKEKLGGRSMWAEEAPVGRARVQLRQFSSPSSDLPELKLKRMERAIDAAFAKLLSLESMDLSNNGLTGPVPEFLEELKNLNCLNLRGNNLSGAVPKALLERSNAGLLTLSVNERNLCGSASCRRKKRIIIPIIASLLSATALFVALVVLRQLRRKWKSGTVPSNGGGRYLASEKRHFKYPEVISITNNFQTVIGEGGFGDLYLGIMSEGIQVAVKMLSAYSSQGPREFQPEAELLMRIHHKNLASFIGCCDESNKMVLIYEYLAKGSLKNYLSDCDSCTLSWESRLRIAIDAAQGLEYLHHXDVKTANILLSXSMEAKIADFELSKVIPSDDHSHMXTGYLDPEYYISRKLNEKSDVYSFGIVLLELITGQPAVIKAEMVVHLEWVSPFIQRGDILDLVDQRLQGDFDESSAHRAVEIAMACAASTSLHRPAMSYVSPKLKHCLEMELPRGLERTPGPRDEAINTTVSTSSPEIHSTNFDSISAISPR, translated from the exons ATGAGACCAATCAATGGAACAAGAACAAAGAACTCCGGTATAACATCACCGTGTTGCGGTTTCAGTTACGCCGAGCCGAGTGACGGTGTGGAGATGTCAATCGGTTCTGTTCGACTACTACTTCTCTGCATTCTCACTGCGATTCCAGCAAGTGGGCAGCTTCAAACAG GCTTCATAAGCATAAACTGTGGGACGCCCGCGAATTTCAAGTACTTCGACATTGACACCGGAATAAGTTACCAGCCCGATGGAGCCTACACTGACATGGGAACGAACTGGAACATCTCTTCTGACTATGCTTACCCAAACAACCCCAATCTGCCTCAGCCGCTTTCGGATCTTCAAAGCTTTTCTCAAGGAAACAGAAACTGCTACACCTCAAGAC ATGCAGGTAACGCCAGCTTGTATTTAATAAGAGCTAGTTTCTTTTATGCGAATTATGATGCACTCAGTGATCCGCCTCAGTTCGATCTCTATCTCGATGCCAATCTCTGGCTGACGGTGAAGTTCAGCAACGCTGCTGATGTCGTGACCGCAGAGACCGTCAGTTTCGCACCGTCAGAggctatttatttttgtctagcGAACAATGGTGCCGGAGTTCCTTTCATATCGGCATTGGAGCTTAGGCCGCTGAACAGTTCGACGTATGACTCTGAGTTAGGGAAATCTGCTTCATTACTTCTCTTTCAAAGGTTGAACGTTGGTTCTACGAAGGGAAGTGGTAGATACACAGATGATATATACGACCGCGTCTGGGCTCCTTATGTTTCCCCTTCATGGGAGGCGATCAATACTTCGTCGGCAGTAAATACAAATGAAAACGGCTACAAAGTGCCTCCTGAAGTCATTCAGACAGCTGCTAGGCCGCGGAATGCGAACGAACCCTTGGAATTGCGCTGGACCTCAAGCGATCAGTTCTTTGTGTACTTGTACTTTGCCAAAGTCGAGCAGCTTCGGAGAAACATTTCGAGAAAATTCAATATATCATGGAGTGGATCTCAAGTCAGGCCTTCTAGTCCGCGCTGTCTCTATGCAGCCACTATATCTAATTCAAAAGCCTTGGTGGGAGGTGAACATCAAATGGTGATCTACAAAACGGCTGATTTGGCTCTTCCGCCCATACTGAATGCTGTCGAGATTTACAAGGCAAGGTTGCTAGATGAATTGCTAACAAACAGCGAAGATG TCAATGCTTTGCTTAGTGTCAAAAACataccaaataaagaaaaactggGCGGGCGATCCATGTGGGCCGAAGAAGCACCCGTGGGAAGGGCTCGCGTGCAACTACGGCAGTTCAGTTCCCCCTCAAGTGATCTACCT GAACTTAAGCTCAAGCGGATGGAAAGGGCAATTGATGCTGCTTTTGCAAAACTTCTGTCATTGGAGTCCAT GGACCTGTCAAACAATGGCTTAACCGGACCAGTGCCCGAGTTCTTGGAAGAACTCAAAAACTTGAATTGCCT GAACTTGAGAGGCAACAATCTGTCGGGAGCTGTGCCTAAAGCTCTTTTAGAAAGATCGAATGCGGGGTTGCTCACATTGAG CGTCAATGAACGCAATCTTTGTGGCTCTGCTTCTtgcagaaggaagaagagaatcaTCATTCCCATCATTGCATCATTGTTATCAGCGACAGCCCTATTTGTTGCCCTGGTGGTACTCCGGCAACTAAGAAGAAAATGGAAATCAG GCACGGTTCCTTCAAATGGGGGAGGAAGATACTTAGCATCAGAGAAGAGGCATTTCAAATATCCTGAGGTCATTAGCATAACTAACAACTTCCAGACAGTTATCGGGGAGGGCGGGTTTGGTGATCTCTACCTCGGCATCATGAGTGAAGGAATCCAAGTAGCAGTGAAGATGCTATCTGCATATTCCTCACAAGGGCCCAGAGAATTCCAGCCCGAG GCCGAACTTCTAATGAGAATTCACCATAAGAACTTGGCCTCCTTCATTGGATGCTGTGATGAGAGCAACAAAATGGTGCTGATATATGAATACCTGGCTAAGGGAAGTCTGAAAAATTATCTGTCAG ATTGCGATTCATGCACATTGAGTTGGGAGTCGAGGCTTCGCATTGCAATAGATGCTGCACAAG GACTTGAGTATTTACACCA GGACGTGAAGACCGCCAACATTCTTTTGAGCTAAAGCATGGAGGCTAAAATAGCAGATTTCGAACTTTCTAAGGTTATCCCCAGTGACGACCATAGCCACAT AACTGGATATCTTGACCCAGA GTACTACATTTCCCGCAAATTGAATGAGAAAAGCGATGTTTACAGTTTCGGGATTGTTCTGTTGGAGCTGATCACGGGACAGCCTGCGGTCATCAAAGCCGAAATGGTTGTCCATCTGGAATGGGTGAGTCCTTTCATTCAAAGAGGTGACATCCTAGACCTCGTCGATCAAAGGTTGCAGGGAGACTTCGATGAGAGCTCGGCACATAGAGCGGTAGAAATAGCAATGGCATGCGCAGCATCCACATCCCTGCATCGACCGGCCATGAGTTACGTGTCGCCGAAGCTTAAGCACTGCCTGGAAATGGAGTTGCCCAGGGGCTTGGAAAGGACTCCCGGGCCGAGGGATGAAGCGATCAACACGACAGTTTCAACTAGTTCGCCAG AAATTCATTCGACCAACTTTGATTCTATATCAGCTATTTCGCCAAGGTAG
- the LOC115740554 gene encoding transcription factor MYB87-like, whose protein sequence is MGRAPCCDKASVKRGTWSPEEDAILRRYMHEHGSGGNWITLPIRAGLKRCGKSCRLRWLNYLRPGIKHGGFTEEEDDVIFGLYSAFGSRWSEIASRLPGRTDNDVKNHWNTKLKKKLLSAGPTACLKSDKNQNLGGRVVSGFPKLETHDEHILDSTSYCFYTSSFSALPQLHTGPGHQERGFLAPNAVESSDFGAGGNKNNFGAAASSTSPQEVSSLSTASSSLAFWANDGVYAEDEQIFPDFDYDILNSFWSRTKPDLSGLT, encoded by the exons ATGGGAAGAGCTCCTTGCTGCGACAAAGCCAGCGTCAAGAGAGGGACATGGTCCCCTGAGGAGGACGCCATCCTCCGGAGGTACATGCACGAGCATGGCTCTGGCGGTAACTGGATCACCCTCCCCATTAGAGCTG GACTGAAGCGGTGCGGGAAGAGTTGCAGGCTGAGATGGCTCAACTACCTGAGGCCAGGTATCAAGCATGGAGGCTTCACTGAGGAGGAAGACGATGTCATCTTCGGCCTCTACTCCGCCTTTGGAAGCAG ATGGTCGGAAATAGCGTCGAGACTACCTGGAAGGACGGACAACGATGTGAAGAACCACTGGAACACCAAGCTGAAGAAGAAGCTCCTCTCCGCGGGCCCAACGGCTTGTCTCAAGAGCGATAAAAATCAGAACTTGGGCGGTCGCGTGGTTTCCGGCTTTCCTAAGCTCGAGACCCACGACGAACATATCTTAGATTCAACGTCGTATTGCTTCTACACCAGCAGTTTCAGCGCATTGCCCCAGTTACACACAGGTCCTGGCCATCAAGAACGCGGCTTTTTAGCCCCGAACGCAGTGGAAAGTTCGGATTTTGGCGCTGGTGGGAACAAGAACAACTTCGGCGCTGCTGCCTCTTCGACATCGCCGCAAGAGGTCTCTAGCCTCTCCACCGCTTCGTCTTCCCTTGCGTTTTGGGCGAACGATGGAGTCTATGCAGAGGATGAGCAGATCTTTCCGGACTTCGATTATGATATCCTAAACAGCTTTTGGTCGCGAACAAAACCGGATTTGTCGGGACTGACATAG
- the LOC115740743 gene encoding zinc finger CCCH domain-containing protein 20-like, whose product MMIGESRHPLHPTVRIPPLWPSLEDPADEIFSPFDADHLAATTAASPYALQDIVAALRRHQADPDSDGPDSPVDLYTSDHFRMYEFKVRRCARGKSHDWTECPYAHPGEKARRRDPRRHGYSGAACPDFRSGHCPKGDACELAHGVFECWLHPSRYRTQPCKDGLNCTRRVCFFAHTPEQLRVVAGQQSPRSVESLSSSPPASPMSMSLSLSRSPFRADPVAEMVVSLRNLQLDKVKSMPCGGSSSVSPRGSRIRPGFYSMPTTPTQSTPTPLHGIGYLDSWESGYEEEPAMERVESGRDLRANMFEKLSKESSLDAARPESDPDVWWVSDLVK is encoded by the coding sequence ATGATGATCGGCGAGTCCCGCCACCCTCTCCACCCCACGGTCCGCATACCTCCTCTGTGGCCATCCCTTGAGGATCCTGCGGACGAAATCTTCTCCCCCTTCGACGCGGACCACCTCGCCGCCACGACCGCAGCTAGTCCGTACGCTCTGCAGGATATCGTAGCGGCGCTGCGCCGCCACCAGGCCGACCCGGACTCGGACGGCCCGGACTCACCGGTCGACCTCTACACGTCCGACCACTTCCGCATGTACGAGTTCAAGGTCCGGCGGTGCGCGCGCGGCAAGTCCCACGACTGGACCGAGTGCCCCTACGCCCACCCGGGCGAGAAGGCGCGGCGGCGTGACCCCCGGCGTCATGGATACTCCGGCGCGGCCTGCCCCGACTTCCGGAGCGGGCATTGCCCGAAGGGAGACGCCTGCGAGTTGGCCCACGGCGTCTTCGAGTGCTGGCTACACCCCTCAAGGTACAGGACGCAGCCCTGCAAGGACGGGCTCAACTGTACTCGGCGCGTCTGCTTCTTCGCCCACACCCCCGAGCAGCTGCGCGTCGTGGCCGGGCAGCAGAGCCCACGAAGCGTCGAGTCGCTGTCTTCGTCTCCGCCGGCGTCGCCGATGTCGATGTCGCTGTCGCTGTCCCGGTCGCCGTTCAGGGCGGACCCGGTGGCCGAGATGGTCGTCTCCCTCCGGAACTTGCAGCTGGACAAGGTGAAGTCCATGCCTTGCGGCGGGTCCAGCTCTGTGTCGCCGAGGGGTTCCAGAATCCGACCCGGATTCTACAGCATGCCCACGACGCCCACCCAATCCACCCCGACGCCGCTCCACGGGATCGGGTATCTCGATTCCTGGGAGAGCGGATACGAGGAAGAGCCGGCGATGGAGAGGGTCGAGTCCGGGAGGGACCTGAGGGCCAATATGTTTGAGAAACTGAGCAAGGAGAGCTCGTTGGATGCGGCCCGACCCGAATCCGACCCGGATGTGTGGTGGGTATCGGACCTGGTCAAGTAA